In Paenarthrobacter sp. GOM3, a single window of DNA contains:
- a CDS encoding DivIVA domain-containing protein, with amino-acid sequence MDPVSFFLVFVAIVLVGAALFVGAGIVRGRSMGAGLDDPTPNLPPVLLPSDAKPSDVDTVRFALGLRGYRMDQVDQVLDELRDQLQAKDREIERLKALTPQRPGDDENTRAKQ; translated from the coding sequence ATGGACCCTGTGAGCTTTTTTCTGGTGTTTGTAGCGATTGTCCTGGTTGGCGCTGCCCTCTTTGTGGGCGCGGGAATCGTTCGCGGTCGCTCCATGGGGGCGGGGCTCGACGACCCAACTCCCAACCTGCCTCCTGTCCTGCTGCCGTCGGACGCCAAGCCGTCCGACGTCGACACGGTCCGGTTCGCCTTGGGCCTGCGGGGCTACCGGATGGACCAGGTGGACCAGGTGCTCGATGAACTCCGGGACCAGTTGCAGGCGAAGGACAGGGAGATCGAGAGGCTCAAAGCGCTCACACCGCAGCGGCCCGGCGACGACGAGAACACCCGGGCCAAGCAGTGA
- a CDS encoding TIGR00730 family Rossman fold protein — protein sequence MSISQHPVPHPDANGRVKATHVPLPSEIAPAKHKGSLELRRKQADTGMSDQHLLDTSGAGQFIHTDPWRVLRIQSEFVEGFGALADLGPAVSVFGSARTKPGTEYYEMAVEVGRKLAEAGVAVITGGGPGSMEAANKGAVEGNGVSVGLGIELPFEQGLNQWVDLGINFRYFFARKTMFVKYAQGFVVLPGGLGTLDELFEAMVLVQTRKVTSFPIVLLGVRFWGPMIEWIRETLVAEGMVSEKDLDLIQLVDDPADAVHRVLHGAPLPSPTGEQRPE from the coding sequence ATGAGCATCAGCCAGCACCCAGTTCCCCATCCGGATGCCAACGGACGCGTCAAGGCCACCCATGTGCCCCTGCCGTCTGAAATAGCGCCTGCCAAGCACAAAGGCTCCTTGGAGCTTCGTCGCAAACAGGCCGATACGGGGATGTCGGACCAGCATTTGCTGGACACGAGCGGTGCCGGCCAGTTCATCCATACGGACCCTTGGCGCGTCCTTCGGATCCAGAGCGAATTCGTTGAGGGCTTCGGTGCCTTGGCCGACCTGGGGCCAGCTGTCAGCGTGTTCGGTTCGGCACGGACCAAGCCGGGAACCGAGTACTACGAGATGGCTGTCGAGGTTGGTCGAAAGCTCGCCGAAGCCGGAGTCGCGGTCATAACCGGCGGCGGACCGGGTTCCATGGAGGCAGCCAACAAAGGTGCCGTGGAGGGCAACGGGGTCTCCGTCGGCCTGGGCATCGAGCTTCCCTTCGAACAGGGCCTCAACCAGTGGGTGGACCTTGGCATCAACTTCAGGTACTTCTTTGCCCGCAAAACCATGTTCGTCAAGTACGCGCAGGGCTTCGTTGTCCTGCCAGGCGGCCTCGGCACCCTGGACGAACTGTTCGAGGCCATGGTCCTCGTCCAGACGCGCAAGGTGACCTCATTCCCGATTGTTCTGTTGGGAGTCCGGTTCTGGGGCCCCATGATCGAGTGGATCAGGGAAACACTGGTGGCAGAGGGCATGGTGTCCGAAAAGGACCTCGATCTGATCCAGTTGGTCGATGACCCGGCGGACGCCGTCCACCGCGTGCTCCATGGGGCGCCGCTGCCCAGCCCCACCGGAGAGCAACGCCCGGAGTAG
- a CDS encoding amino acid ABC transporter ATP-binding protein — protein MTTQASGDALVSLNGVNKHYGQLHVLKDINLQVRKGEVVVVIGPSGSGKSTLCRAINRLETIDDGDIAIDGKKLPEEGKDLAHLRADVGMVFQSFNLFAHKTILENVTLGPIKVKKVAKGTADKEAMALLERVGVGHQAPKLPAQLSGGQQQRVAIARALAMKPKVMLFDEPTSALDPEMINEVLDVMIQLAKEGMTMIVVTHEMGFARKAADRVVFMADGQIVEDATPEEFFTNPKSDRAKDFLSKLLTH, from the coding sequence ATGACTACTCAAGCGTCCGGCGATGCCCTCGTCTCACTGAACGGCGTCAATAAGCATTACGGTCAATTGCACGTCCTGAAAGACATCAACCTGCAGGTTCGGAAGGGCGAAGTCGTGGTGGTCATCGGACCGTCAGGCTCCGGCAAGTCCACCTTGTGCCGCGCGATCAACCGCTTGGAAACGATCGACGACGGCGATATCGCCATCGACGGGAAGAAGCTTCCCGAAGAAGGCAAGGATCTCGCCCATCTTCGGGCCGACGTCGGAATGGTCTTCCAGTCCTTTAACCTGTTTGCCCACAAGACGATTCTTGAGAACGTCACTCTTGGGCCAATCAAGGTCAAGAAGGTCGCCAAGGGCACCGCGGACAAGGAAGCCATGGCCCTTCTTGAGCGTGTCGGCGTCGGACACCAGGCTCCGAAGCTTCCTGCACAGCTCTCCGGCGGACAGCAGCAGCGTGTGGCTATCGCCCGCGCTCTTGCCATGAAGCCCAAGGTGATGCTGTTCGACGAGCCTACGTCCGCGTTGGACCCCGAAATGATCAACGAAGTCCTGGACGTCATGATCCAGCTGGCCAAGGAAGGCATGACCATGATCGTGGTAACCCACGAGATGGGCTTTGCCCGCAAGGCTGCTGACCGGGTGGTGTTCATGGCCGACGGCCAGATCGTGGAAGACGCAACCCCGGAAGAGTTCTTCACCAACCCGAAGAGCGACCGTGCCAAGGACTTCCTGTCCAAGCTACTGACCCACTAG
- a CDS encoding glutamate ABC transporter substrate-binding protein — MKSLITRRKSLLVAASAALALTLSACGGGTSTTPPVASASFAAGTTMEKLNKAQKITIGTKFDQPLFGQKGLDGKPVGFDVEMGKAIAAKLGIPADKIEWVETVSANREPFIEQGRVDIVIATYTINDSRKEKVSFAGPYYEAGQALLVNKDDNSITKPEDVKGKKVCSVTGSTPAKTIVDKYGAELVPAANYTACLEPLRNKQVVAVTTDNVILAGYVDKEPDAFKLASDQTFTKEPYGIGLKKDDTVFRNWINDQLEGFAKDDTYKKAWEATAGKVIKTVPELPKIDRY, encoded by the coding sequence ATGAAGTCTCTTATTACCCGGAGGAAGTCACTCCTGGTGGCCGCTTCAGCTGCTCTTGCCCTGACGCTGAGCGCTTGTGGTGGCGGCACGTCCACCACTCCCCCAGTCGCCTCCGCCAGCTTCGCAGCCGGCACCACCATGGAAAAGCTTAATAAGGCGCAGAAGATCACTATCGGCACCAAGTTCGACCAGCCGCTTTTCGGCCAGAAGGGCCTTGACGGCAAGCCTGTCGGTTTCGACGTGGAGATGGGCAAAGCTATCGCCGCCAAGCTGGGTATCCCCGCCGATAAGATCGAATGGGTGGAGACAGTGTCCGCCAACCGCGAACCATTTATTGAACAGGGGCGCGTCGACATTGTCATCGCGACTTACACCATCAATGACTCCCGCAAGGAAAAAGTGTCCTTCGCCGGACCGTACTACGAAGCTGGCCAGGCCCTCCTGGTGAATAAGGACGACAACTCCATTACCAAGCCGGAGGATGTCAAGGGCAAGAAGGTCTGCTCCGTCACGGGATCCACGCCGGCCAAGACCATCGTCGACAAGTACGGCGCAGAACTTGTTCCTGCTGCCAACTACACCGCCTGCCTGGAGCCGCTGCGCAACAAGCAGGTTGTCGCTGTTACTACTGACAACGTCATCCTGGCCGGATATGTGGATAAGGAACCGGACGCATTCAAGCTCGCTTCGGACCAGACATTCACCAAAGAGCCCTACGGCATCGGCCTGAAGAAGGATGACACCGTCTTCCGCAACTGGATCAACGACCAGCTTGAGGGATTCGCAAAGGACGACACCTACAAGAAGGCTTGGGAAGCAACTGCAGGCAAAGTTATCAAGACGGTCCCTGAGCTTCCAAAGATCGACCGTTACTAA
- a CDS encoding amino acid ABC transporter permease encodes MDAIFESLPQYWDGFLRTLFLAVVSGVIALVIGTLLAAMRVSPVAALRGFSTFYVEVARNTPLTIIFFFSAIVLPRLGVKFEQFEVAAIIALSSYTAAFVAEAVRSGVNSVPVGQAEAARSVGMTFTQVLGLVVLPQALRTVVPPLINIMIALVKNSSVAGAFFVLELFGYGLQLSNSRGDAVMWILIGVAFFYLLITVPLGLLAHFVEKKVAIAR; translated from the coding sequence ATGGACGCCATCTTCGAGAGCCTTCCCCAATATTGGGATGGATTTCTCCGAACCCTGTTTCTAGCTGTTGTTTCGGGCGTCATCGCCCTGGTCATTGGTACCCTCCTGGCCGCCATGCGCGTCTCACCTGTCGCCGCATTGCGGGGTTTCAGTACGTTCTACGTTGAGGTTGCCAGAAACACTCCCCTAACCATCATTTTCTTCTTTTCCGCAATTGTGCTTCCCCGCCTTGGCGTCAAATTTGAACAGTTCGAAGTCGCAGCAATCATTGCCCTCAGCAGCTACACCGCCGCCTTTGTCGCGGAAGCTGTACGCTCGGGCGTCAATAGTGTCCCTGTGGGACAAGCGGAAGCCGCGCGCAGCGTCGGCATGACATTCACTCAGGTCTTGGGGCTGGTTGTTCTGCCCCAAGCACTCCGTACCGTAGTTCCCCCCTTGATCAACATCATGATCGCCCTGGTCAAGAACTCATCCGTTGCCGGCGCGTTCTTTGTCCTCGAACTTTTCGGCTACGGCCTTCAGCTGTCCAACAGCCGGGGTGACGCGGTCATGTGGATCCTGATCGGGGTGGCCTTCTTCTACCTCCTGATCACAGTTCCGCTCGGACTTCTTGCTCACTTCGTCGAGAAAAAGGTGGCGATCGCCCGATGA
- a CDS encoding amino acid ABC transporter permease produces the protein MTSVLYDVPGPKARRMSLVASVIGALIILAGVIGAIVILSSQGIFSASRWEVFVNESAKDVWTQLGLGLLATLQAAGVAAVIAFPLGVALCLLRISLIPWVRVPTQVVLEFLRGMPVVLMILFVLLVFATSPFVAVVSGLVLYNAAIFAEILRAGIQSLPKGQREAGLAIGLRSFQSRMSIEFPQAIRRMLPSLVAQLVVLLKDTSLGYIVAYEELLRKVKLISDLEPSLLFSAFFVGAAIYILINLSVSRLAIWIERRGSKKAAGGTAPAIKTVDLEVNAPGAGK, from the coding sequence ATGACTTCGGTTCTCTATGACGTTCCCGGCCCTAAGGCCAGGCGCATGTCCCTCGTCGCCTCGGTGATTGGCGCGCTCATCATCCTCGCTGGGGTGATCGGCGCTATCGTAATCCTGTCGTCCCAAGGCATCTTTAGCGCCTCCAGATGGGAAGTCTTTGTCAACGAGTCAGCCAAAGATGTCTGGACGCAGCTTGGCTTGGGTTTGCTGGCCACATTGCAGGCCGCTGGTGTCGCCGCCGTGATTGCGTTTCCTTTGGGCGTCGCCCTCTGCCTGCTGCGCATCTCGCTGATTCCATGGGTCCGTGTTCCCACCCAAGTGGTTCTCGAGTTCCTCCGCGGTATGCCGGTAGTCCTGATGATCCTGTTCGTGCTCCTGGTGTTTGCCACGAGCCCGTTCGTGGCGGTTGTCAGCGGCCTTGTGTTGTATAACGCCGCCATTTTCGCTGAGATCCTGCGTGCCGGTATCCAGTCGCTGCCGAAAGGTCAACGCGAAGCCGGCCTGGCGATTGGCCTTCGCAGTTTCCAGTCGCGAATGAGCATCGAGTTTCCGCAGGCAATCCGGCGAATGCTCCCGTCACTCGTCGCCCAATTGGTGGTGCTCCTGAAGGACACGTCCTTGGGATACATCGTGGCGTACGAAGAGCTCCTTCGTAAGGTGAAGTTGATTTCGGATCTTGAACCGAGTCTCCTGTTCTCGGCATTCTTCGTGGGCGCCGCGATCTACATCCTGATCAACCTCTCGGTCTCCCGGCTTGCGATCTGGATCGAGCGCCGCGGTTCCAAGAAGGCCGCCGGTGGCACTGCGCCGGCAATCAAAACGGTGGATTTGGAGGTCAACGCACCGGGCGCTGGCAAATAA
- the dapE gene encoding succinyl-diaminopimelate desuccinylase, with protein sequence MTLNPAPALLDLRQDVALLTAAIIDFNSVSGNETELADAVESALRAIPAYTVIRDGDAIIARTELGRSERVILAGHLDTVPLPTVEGSLGTVPATWESGVPGEGVLYGRGTTDMKGGVAVQLALAATMFDDGKQPDKDVTFVFYDHEEVEAVKSGLGRLVRNHGDLLHGDFAILLEPTHGTVEGGCNGTSRFEATTLGETAHSARAWMGVNAIHAAAPILARLAAYEPRTINVDGLDYRESLNAVKINGGTAGNVIPDRCVVEINYRFAPDKTPDQAEAHVRELLEGFDVVRTDAAAGARPGLNHPAAASFVAAVGAEPKPKYGWTDVARFSELGIPAVNFGPGDPLLAHKDNEHVDADAIRECLRALRTWLAQ encoded by the coding sequence GTGACCCTGAATCCTGCTCCCGCCCTCCTTGACCTGCGCCAGGACGTTGCCTTGCTGACTGCCGCAATTATCGACTTCAACAGCGTTTCCGGCAATGAGACTGAGCTCGCCGACGCCGTTGAGTCCGCTTTGCGCGCCATCCCTGCCTATACCGTGATCCGGGACGGCGACGCCATCATTGCGCGTACCGAACTTGGCCGCTCCGAGCGCGTCATCCTGGCCGGGCACCTGGACACCGTGCCCCTGCCCACCGTGGAGGGATCGCTGGGCACCGTACCGGCCACGTGGGAATCCGGCGTTCCTGGTGAAGGTGTCCTCTATGGCCGTGGCACCACGGACATGAAGGGCGGCGTTGCTGTGCAGCTTGCCCTCGCGGCAACAATGTTCGACGACGGCAAGCAGCCGGACAAGGACGTCACCTTCGTCTTCTACGACCATGAGGAAGTGGAAGCCGTCAAGAGCGGGCTCGGACGCTTGGTCCGCAACCACGGGGACCTGTTGCACGGTGACTTCGCGATCCTGCTGGAGCCAACCCACGGCACAGTGGAAGGTGGTTGCAACGGAACCAGTCGTTTCGAAGCTACTACTCTCGGGGAGACCGCGCATTCGGCGCGGGCGTGGATGGGCGTCAACGCGATCCACGCCGCAGCCCCCATCCTGGCGCGGCTCGCCGCCTACGAGCCGCGAACCATCAACGTGGACGGCCTTGACTACCGCGAGAGCCTCAACGCGGTGAAGATCAACGGTGGAACGGCAGGCAACGTCATCCCGGACCGCTGCGTGGTGGAGATCAACTATCGCTTCGCACCGGACAAGACCCCGGACCAGGCAGAAGCCCACGTCCGCGAGCTCCTGGAGGGGTTCGACGTCGTCCGCACAGACGCTGCCGCAGGCGCCCGGCCAGGACTCAACCACCCCGCCGCGGCGTCCTTCGTTGCCGCCGTCGGTGCTGAACCAAAGCCCAAATACGGCTGGACCGACGTCGCGCGTTTCAGCGAGCTGGGCATCCCGGCCGTGAACTTTGGCCCCGGCGACCCACTGCTGGCACACAAGGACAACGAGCACGTCGACGCCGATGCCATCCGTGAGTGCCTGCGGGCACTGAGGACGTGGCTGGCGCAGTAA
- the dapD gene encoding 2,3,4,5-tetrahydropyridine-2,6-dicarboxylate N-succinyltransferase produces the protein MTETASSAAPAQAPVNNRSAYGFGLATIATSASGEATVLDVWYPAPALGVAADSLRDVENADPALTALADESKDADRGTEQKVVFAQIDLDAAPADTADAYLRLHLLSHRLVTPNSINLDGVFGKLPNVVWTNFGPAAVDGFELTRARLRKRGNVVVYGVDKFPRMVDYVVPSGVRIADADRVRLGAHLAEGTTVMHEGFVNFNAGTLGTSMVEGRISAGVVAGDGTDVGGGASIMGTLSGGGKEKIALGERVLLGANSGVGISIGDDSVVEAGLYVTAGTRVRVPGPKDENGEDTSKIIKAVELSGVPNLLFRRNSTTGGVEVLPRKGQTVELNEALHAN, from the coding sequence ATGACTGAAACTGCTTCCTCCGCTGCGCCCGCACAGGCGCCCGTAAACAACCGATCGGCCTACGGATTCGGCCTCGCCACCATCGCCACCTCGGCGTCCGGGGAAGCAACCGTGCTGGACGTCTGGTACCCGGCCCCAGCATTGGGCGTCGCCGCTGACTCCCTGCGGGACGTGGAGAACGCCGATCCTGCGCTGACAGCACTCGCGGACGAGAGCAAGGATGCAGATCGCGGCACCGAGCAGAAGGTGGTCTTCGCACAGATCGACCTCGACGCCGCCCCGGCTGACACCGCGGATGCCTACCTCCGCCTGCACCTCCTCTCGCACCGACTGGTCACGCCGAACAGCATCAACCTGGACGGCGTCTTCGGCAAGCTTCCCAACGTCGTGTGGACCAACTTCGGCCCCGCAGCGGTTGACGGCTTCGAGCTGACCCGCGCACGCCTGCGCAAGCGCGGCAACGTGGTGGTTTACGGCGTGGACAAGTTCCCGCGCATGGTTGACTATGTGGTCCCCTCCGGTGTGCGCATTGCCGACGCCGACCGCGTCCGCCTCGGCGCCCACCTCGCCGAAGGCACCACCGTGATGCACGAAGGCTTCGTGAACTTCAACGCCGGAACCCTGGGCACCTCCATGGTGGAAGGCCGCATCTCGGCCGGCGTCGTGGCTGGCGACGGAACCGACGTCGGTGGTGGAGCGTCCATCATGGGCACGCTCTCCGGTGGCGGCAAGGAAAAGATTGCCCTGGGTGAGCGCGTCCTGCTCGGCGCTAACTCCGGCGTGGGCATCAGCATCGGTGATGATTCCGTGGTCGAGGCTGGCCTGTACGTCACAGCAGGTACCCGTGTTCGGGTTCCGGGCCCCAAGGACGAAAACGGCGAGGACACCAGCAAGATCATCAAGGCCGTGGAACTCTCCGGAGTCCCCAACCTGCTCTTCCGCCGCAACTCCACCACCGGCGGCGTGGAAGTCCTTCCGCGCAAGGGCCAGACGGTGGAGCTGAACGAGGCACTTCACGCCAACTAG